A section of the Tenrec ecaudatus isolate mTenEca1 chromosome 10, mTenEca1.hap1, whole genome shotgun sequence genome encodes:
- the BARHL1 gene encoding barH-like 1 homeobox protein has protein sequence MEGSNGFGIDSILSHRAGSPALPKGDPLLGDCRSPLELSLRSESSSDCSSPASPGRDCLEPGAPRPAGASGPGLDSHLQPGQLSAPAQSRTVTSSFLIRDILADCKPLAACAPYSSSGQSAAPEPGGRLAAKAGEDFRDKLDKSGSSASSDSEYKVKEEGDREISSSRDSPPVRLKKPRKARTAFTDHQLAQLERSFERQKYLSVQDRMELAASLNLTDTQVKTWYQNRRTKWKRQTAVGLELLAEAGNYSALQRMFPSPYFYPQSLVSNLDPGAALYLYRGPSAPPPALQRPLVPRILIHGLQGASEPPPPLPPLAGVLPRAAQPR, from the exons ATGGAAGGCTCCAATGGCTTTGGGATCGACTCCATTCTCTCCCACCGCGCGGGCAGCCCCGCCCTTCCCAAGGGGGACCCCTTGCTCGGGGACTGCCGTTCTCCCCTGGAGTTGAGTCTGCGCTCCGAGAGCAGCAGCGACTGCTCTTCCCCAGCCTCGCCGGGAAGGGACTGTCTGGAGCCCGGGGCCCCAAGACCTGCTGGAGCGTCGGGCCCAGGTTTGGACTCCCACCTGCAGCCGGGGCAGCTCTCCGCTCCGGCCCAGTCTCGCACCGTCACCTCCTCCTTTCTGATCAGGGACATCCTTGCTGACTGCAAACCACTTGCGGCCTGTGCACCCTATTCCAGCAGCGGGCAGTCTGCTGCCCCCGAGCCCGGGGGCCGCCTTGCGGCCAAGGCTGGGGAGGACTTTCGAGACAAGCTGGACAAGAGCGGCAGCAGCGCCTCTTCAGACTCCGAGTATAAAG TGAAGGAGGAGGGCGACCGCGAGATCTCTAGCTCGAGGGACAGTCCCCCGGTGCGCCTGAAAAAGCCACGCAAAGCGCGCACGGCCTTCACCGACCATCAGTTGGCGCAACTGGAGCGCAGCTTCGAGCGACAGAAGTACCTGAGTGTGCAGGACCGCATGGAGCTCGCCGCCTCGCTCAACCTTACGGACACGCAGGTCAAGACCTGGTACCAGAACCGCAG GACAAAATGGAAGAGGCAGACGGCCGTCGGCTTGGAGCTGCTGGCGGAGGCCGGCAATTACTCAGCACTCCAGCGGATGTTCCCGTCACCTTATTTCTACCCGCAGAGTCTAGTGTCCAACCTGGACCCCGGCGCCGCCCTCTACCTGTACCGCGGCCCCAGTGCGCCTCCGCCCGCCCTCCAGAGACCCCTGGTGCCCCGCATCCTCATCCACGGACTCCAAGGCGCCAGCGAACCGCCCCCGCCGCTGCCCCCGCTGGCTGGCGTCCTCCCGCGCGCCGCGCAGCCTCGGTGA